CACAGTAAAGCCACACTTTGGACAAGCATAATACTCAGAAAAGTTAAGCATTTCACCGCCAATTACATCAACATTCATGTAGCCATCTGACAAACGAAGTGCAGCTTCAACAGAATCAAATAAGCGAGACTTAATGCTATCCTTAACAATCAAACGGTCAACGACAATATCGATTGAGTGGCGCTTGTTCTTAGCTAATTCAAAATCCTCACCAATTTCGTGCATCTCACCATCAACAATTACACGAACATATCCTGCACGTTGTACTCGCTTAAATACTTCCTTGTGTTCTCCACGCTTAGCACGAATAACTGGCGCTAAAATTTGAATTTTCGTTCTTTCTGGTAAAGCCATCACTCGGTCAACCATCTGATCAACTGATTGTCGTTGAATCAGCGTCCCATCATTAGGACAAATTGGATGGCCTACTCTGGCCCAAAGCAAACGTAAATAATCATTAATCTCAGTGACGGTCCCAACTGTTGACCGTGGATTATGTGACGTTGTTTTTTGATCAATTGAAATTGCTGGATTTAAACCATCAATTGAATCCACATCTGGTTTATCCATTTGCCCCAAAAACTGTCTAGCATAACTAGAAAGTGATTGCACATAACGTCTACGCCCTTCTGCATAAAGCGTATCAAAGGCTAAAGAACTTTTACCTGAACCAGATAAGCCAGTAATAACTACTAACTTATCCTTAGGAATAGTTAAATTAATGTCTTTTAAATTATGTTCACGTGCTCCGCGAATAACGATCTTATCATTTGCCATTAAAATTCTTTCCTTTTCTTGTCTTCGGTTTTCTTGATGATTTTTGCAATTCCATAATTGCATCCCGCAAGTTAGCAGCTTCTTCAAAGTCAAGCTTCTTAGCTGCTTCTTGCATTTGCTCTTGCAAGTTGCTAATCATTGTCTTCTTTTGCTTAGCCGTCAATTCATCAAAATTAAGATCTGCAAAACTATCAGATTTTTCTTCTTTTTCACTCGACGGTTTAGTAATCGAAATTACGTCTTGAATCGGCTTAATGATTGTCTTAGGCGTTATGCCATGCTCCTTGTTAAATTCCATCTGAATTTTACGCCGACGCTTGGTAGCTTTAATCGCTGCTCTCATGGAATCAGTAATCGTATCAGCATACATGATTACTTCACCATTGGCATTACGGGCGGCCCGTCCCATAGTCTGAACCAGCGGCCGATATGCTCTCAAGAAGCCTTCCTTATCTGCATCCAGAATTGCTACCAGTGAAACTTCCGGTACATCGATTCCTTCCCGCAACAGGTTAATTCCAATTAAGACATCGAACTTACCTAACCGTAAGTCACGCAAAATTTGCATTCTTTCCAGCGTCTTAATATCAGAGTGCAAATAACGTACTTTAATTCCTAAGTCCTTCAAATAATCGGTTAAGTCTTCCGCCATTTTTTTGGTCAAAGTAGTAACAAAGACTCGTTCATGACGGTCAATCCGTTTATTAATTTCGCCAACTAAATCATCAATTTGCCCCTCAATTGGCCTTACTTCAATCTTGGGATCAAGCAATCCGGTTGGTCGAATAATTTGTTCAACCTTATGATCTGTTCGTTCAAGTTCATAATCACCTGGGGTAGCTGAGACATACAAAATTTGATTAACATGCTTTTCAAATTCGGATAGCTTTAATGGACGGTTATCAAGTGCAGATGGCAAACGGAAACCATAGTCAATCAAGGTTTGCTTACGATTACGGTCACCATTGTACATTGCTCTAATTTCAGGCATAGTAGCATGTGATTCGTCAATTAAAATTAAGAAATCATCTGGGAAGAAGTCCAACAAAGTATACGGTGGCTCTCCTGCTTTTCGTCCTTCCATATGCCTTGAATAGTTTTCAATTCCGTTGGTATAGCCAACTTCACCCATCATTTCCATATCATAGGTAGTACGTTGCTTGATTCTTTCAGCTTCAAGCAATTTGCCTTCGCCTTCGAACTTTTTAACCTGCAATTTCATCTCTTTAGAAATTGCTCCCAAAGCTCGCCGCAATTGCTCGTCATTGGTCATAAAGTGCGTAGCTGGGAAAAGCGAAATACTCTCACGCTCACCGATCACCTCACCGGTTAACGAATCAACTTCAACAATGCGATCAATTTCATCACCAAAGAATTCAATTCGATAAGCATGATTAGAATTGCCGGCTGGAAAGACCTCAACTACATCCCCGCGGACCCGAAAACGACCGCGTTGAAAGTCAATATCATTACGATCATATTGAATATTTACCAAATCACGCAACAAGGTATTACGGTCATATTCTTCGCCTTCATGGATCATCAAGACACTGCGCGCATACTCTTTAGGATCACCCAAACCATAGATACAAGAAACCGAAGCAACAACTACTACGTCATTACGCTCCATTAAAGCTGAGGTAGTAGCATGCCGCAACTGATCAATTTCATCATTGATTGCCGAATCCTTTTCAATATAAGTGTCTGATTGTGGAACGTAAGCTTCTGGCTGATAATAATCATAGTATGAAACAAAATATTCAACTGCATTATTAGGAAAGAAACTTTTAAACTCACCATATAGCTGCCCTACCAAGGTCTTATTATGCGTAATAACTAATGTAGGCTTATTCAGCTTAGCAATAATATTGGCCATGGTGAAAGTTTTCCCAGTACCAGTTGCACCTTCCAGAATCTGTTCTTTATATCCTTTTTTAAATCCAGCAGTCAGTTTATCAATAGCTTGCTCTTGATCACCGGCTGGTTTAAACTTTGATACTAATTCAAATTTGCGATTTTTTTGTCGTTTAATCATAAAAAACTCCTCAAGAAAAAAGTTGGACAAGCATAGTCCAACTTTTTAATTAGTATCTATATTTTACTACCGCGAACGTGCTTTCGCACGAAAAATGCTTAATTATTTAAGTAAATCTGCTAAAGCCTTTTGATAATCTTCAGCTGCCTTTTCTGCAGTAGCAATGTCTTTTTTGTTTACACCAACATAGGCCTTAATTACTGGTTCAGTACCTGATGGGCGAAGTGCTACCCAGGTTTCATCATCTAAGAAGTACTTCAACACATTAGATTCTGGGAACCCTTCTAATGGTGTCTTCTTACCATTTTCAATAGTTTCTTTTTGCAAGAAATCTTGAATCTTAAGCACTTTACTACCGCCGATTTCGGTTAAGTGCTCATTACGCAACTTGCTCATTAATTCGGCCATCTTCTTTTGACCACCAATACCTGGCATTTCAATTGCACGGGTAATTTCATAAGCAACGCCATACTTTTGCCAAATTTCTTGCAAACCATCAAAGACAGTCATCCCACGTGAAGCATAGTATGAAGCAACTTCGGCAAACATCAATGCACCCTGCATGGCATCCTTATCACGAGCAAATGGTTTAAACAAATAGCCATAGCTTTCTTCAAAGCCCATCAAGAACTTAGCATCACCAGCTTTATTCATCCGGTCAACTTCTTCACCAATGTACTTAAAGCCCGTCAAAACATGCTTAGTCTTAATACCAAAGTCCTCTGCAATCTTAAATGGCAAAGCACTAGAAACAACTGAAGTAACGATCTCATAATCAGGGGTTAATTGACCATTTTCCTTCATATGAGCCAATAGGTAGTAAGCCATCAAAGTAGCAATTTGGTTACCAGTCAAAACTTGGAAATCACCATCAGTTTTTCTAACTGCTGCACCCATTCTATCAGCATCCGGGTCAGTAGCAATAATGACATTAGCATTTACCTTATTTGCCAACTTAAAACCAGGTTCAAAAACATCACGGTATTCTGGATTAGGCTTAATTGTGGTTGGAAATTCTGGATCAATGATTGATTGACTTGGCACAGGAATCACATTATCAAAGCCGCCTTGTCTGAAAGCACGATCATAAAGCATCTTGCCTGTACCATGAAGTGGAGTATAAATGATCTTTAACTTGTCAGCGTTGGCCTTAACCATCTCTGGATCAACAGTTACTTGCTTCAATTCATTCAAGTAATCTTCATCAACATCTTCACCTATTAACTGCAAGGTGCCATTAGCACGCAATTCTTTTACTGGTGCAGCCTTGACAGCAAAAATATCAGTTACTTTTTGAGCATAAGCAAAAAGTCGATCTGCATTATCTGGTGCCATTTGTGCACCATCTTCACCGTAAACTTTATAGCCATTGTATTGCTTAGCATTGTGTGAAGCAGTGATATTAATTCCAGCGAAAGTATGCAAATGACGTACTGCATATGAAAGTTCTGGTGTCGGTCTTAAATCATCAAATAAGTAAACATGAATTCCGTGTGCACCTAAAACTCTGGCAGCATGTTCTGCAAACTCTCTTGAGTGATATCTTGAATCAAAGGAAATAGCTACCCCACGCTTTTTAGCATCAGCACCATTTTCTTCAATTAAACGAGCTAAGCCTTCAGTTACTCGACCTACAGTAAACAAGTTAATCCGGTTGGTACCGGGTTCAAGACGACCACGCATCCCCGCAGTACCAAAATTAATATCCTGTCCAAAGGCATCTTCGATCCATTTTTCATCCTTGCCCAAAGTATTTAATTGATCTTTTAAATAATCTGGTAAATTAGTAGCTTTTTGCCATTCTGTATAAATTTCTTTAGCGTCCATCAATGTCCTCTATTCATTAAAAATCGGATTTCGAAACTGTCAAATCTTTTGTGTAAATAGATCTTTCTCGTAAATTGATTTTTTAATTATTTATTTAATCAAAGTAGGATTCTAAGGTGTCCTGAACCTGACCAAAGCCTTTATGAATTCGATTGAAATAACGGTCATTGTAGCTCATTGCCTGGATGCCAATAAATGCATCAAGCGACTGTTCAGTTGGAAATTCTGCCTTAGGCTTAGCTTTACGCTTGATGACGTTGTTAAAGGATTCAATCATATTGGTTGAATAAATTGAAGCTCTGATTTGTTTGGGATAATTGTAGAAGACTAGCAGATCGGGCTCAATTTCCTTCAAACCTTTGATGACATGGCTATAAGCTTTATTCCATTTGGCATAGAATTTGTGCAAGACAGCTGCAGCTTCTTTTTTGCTTGTCTGTTGATGTATCTGCTTGAATTCGTTCATGATCTTTTCACGATCGTCGACGCGTACTTTAGCGCAGATATTGCGCATGACATGAACCAGGCAGCGTTGAAAATGAGCTTTAGGATAAGTCCTGGCCAAGGCTGTTTTCATGCCAACAACACCATCAGAAAGAAAAAGCTCAACTTGCTTCAAGCCTCTGGACTTCATGTTTTGAAGCATCTCTGTCCAAACTTCAATGTTCTCACTAGGAGCAATGCAGTAGTCAATGACTTCCTTATGTCCATTAGGTTTAATGCCAATGGCAATATATACTGCTTCACGCTCAAACGTTTCTCGGCGCAAAGGAAGGTATGTCGCATCCAAATAGACACAGAAAAACTTGTCGCTTAGCTTGCGCTTGTGATAAGCCTCAATCTTGGGGAGCATCTGCTTGGAAATATTTGATACTTGAGCTGGACTATAATGACTGCCATACATTTTCTCAATCAAGTCAGCGATTTCTCTGGTAGTTACGCCTTTGGAGTATAGCTTGATAATCGTGCTTTCCAAAACATCAGAGTGCTGCTTGTAGTCAGGCAGCGTGTGCTGATGAAACTGACCGTTGCGGTCTCGAGGCACTTGCACTTCAATTGGTCCAAACTGGGTATCAACCTTGCGGAAATAAGCACCATTTCTAGAATTGCCAGTATTCCAGCCATTTCTGGCATAGGGATCATAGCCTAGAAAGGCAGTCAACTCAGCTTCTAGCAAGTTATTAACAGCCTGTTGTAGCTCTTTGCGCAATAAATCATTTATTTTGTCTGGATTGAATAGAGCTTGAGCAAAATCTTTGGTAAAATCATTCATGAAGGAGTTCTTCTTTCTGTATGTGTTTTTTTGTTCAAACCAATCATACGAGAAAGGAACTCCTTTTTCTAATGTTTAAAGAAATAAATTTAAGGAATCATTCATCCTTACACAAACTATTTTACAGTCTCCGGATTTCTAAAGCGCTTTCAAATTATTAACGATTTTCTATTATCTGCTATTAATTATAGAACTTATTAGTCATTAATTTAAGCTTTAGACAAAAAAAGACATGTCCAATACGAACATGTCTTAATGAAAAAACGAATAAATTTAATTTTTCTTGTCTTGTAAGTCTTGGTAGTAATTATATGCAGCTTGACCAGCTACACTACCTTCACCAACTGCATTAGCAATTTGGCGTAAATCTTTTTGACGAACATCACCTAAAGCAAAGATACCAGGCACCTTAGTTTCCATATGATCATCAGTTACAATCCAACCATGGTCATCCAAGATACCAAGATCCTTAAAAGGTTCAGTTTGTGGTAAAACACCCACGTAAATAAAGACACCAGCAACTGGAATTTCTTTTTCGGCACCAGTTTCCTTATCGCGGTACTTAACCCCTGTGACTTTCATGTCATCGCCTAAGATTTCTTCAGTTTGTGCATTCCAAATGAAATGCATCTTCTTGTTTGCAAATGCACGCTTTTGCAAAGTTGGTTGTGCTCGCAATTGATCACGGCGGTGAATAACTGTAACGCTCTTAGCTAATTGTGAAAGATAAATTCCTTCTTCAATTGCTGAATCACCACCACCGATGACAGCTACATCTTCATCTTTAAAGAAAGCGGCATCGCAGACGGCACAATATGAAACACCTTTGCCTGAATATTCTTCTTCTCCAGGCACATTCAAATGCTTATGATCTGAACCTGTAGCAATAATTACGATCGGTGCACGATACTCATTGCCATCATCAGTTTTAACTAACTTATCCTCGCCATCGAGTTCAACACTTTGTACGTTGCCATACTTATAATCTGGTTCAAACTTCATCATTGTGTCGTACATCTTTTGACTAAGTTCTGGACCTTTGATTTCAGAAAAACCAGGATAATTGTCGATAGCATCAGTATTGTTCATTTGACCGCCATAGGGACCGCGATCAAGAACAAGAATCTTTAAGTTAGCACGCGCAGCATATAAGCCAGCAGTCATTCCACCAGGACCTGCACCAATAATAATTACGTCGTATTTATCAGCCATAATCTATCCTTCTTTCTACTTACTTTTGATAAGTAAATAATACAATAGATTTACCTTCTTGCCAACTATTTTGCTTATCTTTTATAAACGAATTTCAGGCTTTGGTTCTCTACCCATCATTTTCTTAATTTCTGTATCAACATCAGCATCTTCATAAAGAACACGGTAGATTGCCTCTGAAATTGGCATATCAATGCCCTTTTCTTCACATAATTCGTGAACAGCTTTAACAGTAGTAGCGCCTTCGACAACTTGTCCCATATTTTTCAAAACGTAATCTAAAGTCTTGCCTTCGCCGATTTGTTTACCAGCACGCCAATTACGTGAGTTTACTGAAGTACAAGTTACAATTAAGTCACCAATACCTGACAAGCCTGAGAAGGTCATTGGCTTAGCACCAAAGTATTGCACACCCAAACGAGTGATTTCTGCTAAACCTCTAGTCATCAAGGCAGCTTTGGCGTCATCACCATATCCTTGGCCTACTAAAATACCTGCAGCAATCGCAATTACGTTCTTAACGGCACCACCAACTTCTACACCTACTAAATCATCGTTAGTGTAGAAACGAACGTAGTCATTGGAGAACAATTCTTGTACCCGCTTAGCATTTTCTTCATTAGTTGATGCACATGCAATCGCGGTTAAATCTTTTTGAGCAACATTTTCTGCGTGACTAGGACCTGAAATTGCAACAATCTTATCTTCATCATCTGGATAAATTTCTTCAGTTAAAATTTCAGAAATAAGCTTCTTACTGCCTGGTTCAATCCCTTTAGTTGCAGTAACTAACAGTGGCTTAGCACCCGTCTTATCTAAAACCTTGCGTACGTTTTTAGCAACGATTCTAACTGCCTTAGTTGGCAAAACAAATAAAACAAGTTCTGCCCCATCAAGAGCTGCTTCCAAATCACCAGTAGCCTTGGTATTCTCATTTAATTTCCAATCCTTCATATAATGGCTATTGGTGTGGTGAGCGTTAATTTCTTCATTAACACTATCAATGTTACCGTAAAGAGTTACATCGTTACCATTATCGGCTAACATTGAACCCAATACTGAACCCCATGAACCATTACCTAAAACTGCAATCTTTATCATTTTTTCTCTCAAACTTTCTAATTAAAATCTTTTATTAATTCTAATCTCTTGAATACGGGTATTTTAATCCACTACCATCCAAATACCATTTTGGCTTAACGACTTTCCGCCGATAAATCCATAAAATAATTGTAGCAATAAAGAGGATTAAACTTAATGCCTGTGATACTCGTATTATACCAAAAATATACAGACTATCTGTCCTCATTCCTTCAACGAAGAACCTTACTACACTATACCAAAGAAGATAGGTCATGAAAACTTCTCCCTGCTTGAAGAGATGTTTTTTATGACGCAAGGATAGAATTAAGATTAAGCCAATCAAATTAAAAAATGATTCGTACAAAAAAGTTGGTTGATAATACGTCCCACCTATTTTCATTTGCTCAATAATAAATTGTGGTAAGTGTAAGCTTTGTAAAAAATGAAGAGTAGTTGGTGCGCCGTGCGCCTCTTGATTAACAAAATTACCCCAGCGCCCCAAAATCTGAGCTGCCATGACTCCAGGAGCAATGATATCCAGCATTAAAAATGGAGGTAGCATTCGTTTATAACAGAAAATCAACAGCACAATTAAGCCGGCAATTAAACCACCATAAATCGCAATCCCACCATTCCAAATCGCAATAATTTGCTCGGGATGCTGTGAATAATAACCCCATTCAAAAATCACATAATAAATACGTGCTCCAACATACCCTAACGGTACTGCCCACAATAGCAAATCGACAAAATCATCTGGAATAATTTGACGTTTTTTTCCTTCGTTAATCGCCATCCAGCAAGCTAACACAATGGCTACTGCCATAATGATGCCATACCATTTGACACTTAAATTCCCTAAATGAAAGGCCACCGGATTAATTACTAAATTAGTCATTATGCGGCACCTTATTCGTATCTTCTTTTGAGTGCTCTGAAATCAGACTAGTCAAATTATTATCAAAAGTTTGAGTTGCATCATAGCCCATCTTCTTAGCTCTGAAGTTCATCGCTGCAACTTCAATAATAATTTCAATATTGCGTCCAACCTTAACTGGAATATTAACCTGTGGAATTGGTACATTGCAGATTTCACGCGTATTTTCTTGAAAACCTAGGCGATCATAATTAGCTTTTGGATCCCAATTAACCAAATTAATTACCAGTTGGATTTCCGTTCTATTTTTTACGGCACCGGCACCAAATAAATTCATCACATCAATAATGCCAATTCCTCTGATCTCCATTAAGTGCTTTAAGATCTTTGGTGCTTCACCCACAACGGTATTATGGTCTTTTTGAAAAGCATCTACTCGATCATCCGCAATTAATCTGTGTCCTCTTTGAACTAATCCCAAAGCAGTTTCAGACTTACCAACACCAGATGCACCAGTTAACAGCACACCCATCCCTTTGATTTCAACTAAAACACCATGAATGCTGGTTCTTTTGGCTAAACGAGCACGCAAGTATTCAGTTAAAATACTGGATATATAGGTAGTTGACTCTCTTGTACGCAAAATTGGGATTTTGTGTTCCTCTGCTGCCGTAGTTAATTCTTCCGGTACAGGCAAAGATCGAGAAATCAAAAAACACGGTGTAGCCTTAGTACACATTTTGTTAAAGACATGCATTCTAATATCATGGTCCAAGCGTGCCGCATATGAAATTTCTGTCCGACCCAATAACTGAATTCGTTGCGCAGGATAAAAATCAAAATAACCAGTTAATTCTAATCCAGGGCGATAAATATCAGAAACATAAATTTCTTCATCTTTGATATATTCCTGTCCTTGGTAAACTTCAAGGATACTCTGATTGTCCTGGATCAATTTGCTTAATCTAACTTCATCAGCCATATTAGGCCTCCTAACTATTTATCAATATCTTTAGTGGTGACATTTCTAGCTTTTTTTCTTGGTCTAGGACCAGAAGTACTAGTAGCCTTAAACCACTCACGATAACTTCCACTACTTGGCATATTATCTTGATTTTTCCTTCCAGTAAACCGATAAATAAGCCAAATGATTAAAATCGCAATTACAGCTACTGGTAAAAGTAAAATAAATGCCTTAAATAGAACAAACAATAAACTTAAAATAATTAGCGCTACTAAAACAAGCGTTACAATTCCCATTAAACTCATTTTTTAACCTAATCTGGATTCTCTTGACTAAGCAACCACTGTAAATAGGAATAAATAAACGGTTGCAATTTTCCGTCCATTACTCCTTGAGCGTCAGCTGTTTCATGACCTGTCCGCAAATCTTTCACTAGGTTGTAAGGATGGAAAACATATGACCTAATTTGTGATCCCCAGCCAATCTCCTTTTGATCGCCTTTCAGAGCCTGCTTTTGCTTACGCTTTTTTTCTTCTTCTAAGTGAAAAAGCTTTGCTCTTAATTCATTCATCGCAGTTTCACGGTTTTGCAATTGTGAACGCTGTGCCTGAGACGTAGTCACAATTCCTGTTGGTAAGTGCGTAATTCTAACGGCACTAGAAGTTTTATTAATATGCTGCCCACCAGCACCACTAGAGCGGTAAACATCAATCCGTAAATCCTTAGGATCAATATCAATTTGAATACTGTCATCAACTTCTGGAATCACTTCTACAGAAGCAAATGATGTATGCCGTCTTTTAGCCGCATCAAATGGCGAAATTCTAACCAAACGATGGACACCATTTTCTGATTTAAGCATTCCGTAAGCATTTTTACCTACAATTCGCGCACTAACGCTCTTCAGCCCAGCTTCTTCACCAGGCTCATAATCGTTGATTTCAAATTTAAAACCAGCTGTATCACAATAACGTTGATACATTCTTAGAAGCATCTGTCCCCAGTCCATCGCTTCTGTACCGCCAGCACCAGGGTGAATTTCCATCAAAGCATTATGGCTATCATACTTACCCGACAAGAGCAGGTCTAACTCATAATTATGAAAATCTTCTTGCAGCGTAGCTAGATCCGCTTCAACTTCTTTTTGCAAGTCAGGATCTGGTTCTTCACGCAAAAGTTCAACCGCAGTAGTTTCGTCTTCGTAGCTAGTTTGCAATTTTAAAAATGAATCACGTTTTTCCTTTAATCGGTTGGTTTCACTAATTAATTTTTGCGCTTTTTCCTGGTTATTCCAAAAATCAGGCTGCGCCATCTTGTTTTCATTAATTTCGATGCTTTCATCAATCGCATCTAAGTCAAAGAGACCCCCTAAAGTGATTTAGACGTTTTTTTAGTTCATCTAACACACTTTGAATTTCACTAATTTCCATTTTTACCTACCATCTTTTATTTTATTGCAAAAAAAGGGAAGCTCTTAACTCCCCTTTTTCTTTATTAACGACTAAGATTTTGTCTAATTTCAGCCTTCATGAACAAACGAGTTACATCAAATTCAATATTTGAAATCATTTCTTCAAACATTCTGTAACCAGAATCTTGATATTCAACTAATGGGTTCAATTGACCGTATCCACGAAGACCAATTGATTGACGCAACTGATCCATTGCATCAATATGATCAGTCCAACGATCATCAACCACACGCAAGATAACTACCTTTTCAAATTCAAGCATTTGGCTAGGATCGCCTAAGGCCTTTTCCTTATCTTCGAAGTTTTGCTCAACAATGTCATAAAGCTTCTTCTTCAAATCTTCAACACTAATAGTCTTGAAGTCAATTGAGTCAGTTACCTTGTCTGAAGTCAAACTTGAGGAAATGAAATCGCGTAATGAGTCAAGACGCCATTCCTTGCGTTCACCTTGAGTAAACATTGCTACTTGGTGATCAATTGTTCTGTGAATCATTGGAATTAAAACATTCTTCAATGACTTATCAGCTTCAATGACCTGCATTCTTTCGCCGTAGATAATTTCACGTTGAATACGCATAACATCATCGTATTGCAAAGTTTGCTTACGAGTATCATAGTTATTACCTTCAACACGTTTTTGAGCAGATTCAACTTGGCGAGTAATCAAGCGACTTTCGATAACCTTATCATCATCATTATCTGATAAACGATCCAAGAAGTCCTTAACTCGATCACCACCAAAACGCTTCATCAAATCATCTTCAAGCGACAAGTAGAATCTGGTGTAACCTGGGTCACCCTGACGACCAGAACGACCACGAAGCTGGTTATCAATACGACGTGATTCGTGACGTTCAGTACCAATAACTGCCAGTCCACCAAGTTCCTTAACACCAG
This is a stretch of genomic DNA from Lactobacillus crispatus. It encodes these proteins:
- the uvrB gene encoding excinuclease ABC subunit UvrB, giving the protein MIKRQKNRKFELVSKFKPAGDQEQAIDKLTAGFKKGYKEQILEGATGTGKTFTMANIIAKLNKPTLVITHNKTLVGQLYGEFKSFFPNNAVEYFVSYYDYYQPEAYVPQSDTYIEKDSAINDEIDQLRHATTSALMERNDVVVVASVSCIYGLGDPKEYARSVLMIHEGEEYDRNTLLRDLVNIQYDRNDIDFQRGRFRVRGDVVEVFPAGNSNHAYRIEFFGDEIDRIVEVDSLTGEVIGERESISLFPATHFMTNDEQLRRALGAISKEMKLQVKKFEGEGKLLEAERIKQRTTYDMEMMGEVGYTNGIENYSRHMEGRKAGEPPYTLLDFFPDDFLILIDESHATMPEIRAMYNGDRNRKQTLIDYGFRLPSALDNRPLKLSEFEKHVNQILYVSATPGDYELERTDHKVEQIIRPTGLLDPKIEVRPIEGQIDDLVGEINKRIDRHERVFVTTLTKKMAEDLTDYLKDLGIKVRYLHSDIKTLERMQILRDLRLGKFDVLIGINLLREGIDVPEVSLVAILDADKEGFLRAYRPLVQTMGRAARNANGEVIMYADTITDSMRAAIKATKRRRKIQMEFNKEHGITPKTIIKPIQDVISITKPSSEKEEKSDSFADLNFDELTAKQKKTMISNLQEQMQEAAKKLDFEEAANLRDAIMELQKSSRKPKTRKGKNFNGK
- a CDS encoding phospho-sugar mutase; this translates as MDAKEIYTEWQKATNLPDYLKDQLNTLGKDEKWIEDAFGQDINFGTAGMRGRLEPGTNRINLFTVGRVTEGLARLIEENGADAKKRGVAISFDSRYHSREFAEHAARVLGAHGIHVYLFDDLRPTPELSYAVRHLHTFAGINITASHNAKQYNGYKVYGEDGAQMAPDNADRLFAYAQKVTDIFAVKAAPVKELRANGTLQLIGEDVDEDYLNELKQVTVDPEMVKANADKLKIIYTPLHGTGKMLYDRAFRQGGFDNVIPVPSQSIIDPEFPTTIKPNPEYRDVFEPGFKLANKVNANVIIATDPDADRMGAAVRKTDGDFQVLTGNQIATLMAYYLLAHMKENGQLTPDYEIVTSVVSSALPFKIAEDFGIKTKHVLTGFKYIGEEVDRMNKAGDAKFLMGFEESYGYLFKPFARDKDAMQGALMFAEVASYYASRGMTVFDGLQEIWQKYGVAYEITRAIEMPGIGGQKKMAELMSKLRNEHLTEIGGSKVLKIQDFLQKETIENGKKTPLEGFPESNVLKYFLDDETWVALRPSGTEPVIKAYVGVNKKDIATAEKAAEDYQKALADLLK
- a CDS encoding IS256 family transposase yields the protein MNDFTKDFAQALFNPDKINDLLRKELQQAVNNLLEAELTAFLGYDPYARNGWNTGNSRNGAYFRKVDTQFGPIEVQVPRDRNGQFHQHTLPDYKQHSDVLESTIIKLYSKGVTTREIADLIEKMYGSHYSPAQVSNISKQMLPKIEAYHKRKLSDKFFCVYLDATYLPLRRETFEREAVYIAIGIKPNGHKEVIDYCIAPSENIEVWTEMLQNMKSRGLKQVELFLSDGVVGMKTALARTYPKAHFQRCLVHVMRNICAKVRVDDREKIMNEFKQIHQQTSKKEAAAVLHKFYAKWNKAYSHVIKGLKEIEPDLLVFYNYPKQIRASIYSTNMIESFNNVIKRKAKPKAEFPTEQSLDAFIGIQAMSYNDRYFNRIHKGFGQVQDTLESYFD
- the trxB gene encoding thioredoxin-disulfide reductase, producing the protein MADKYDVIIIGAGPGGMTAGLYAARANLKILVLDRGPYGGQMNNTDAIDNYPGFSEIKGPELSQKMYDTMMKFEPDYKYGNVQSVELDGEDKLVKTDDGNEYRAPIVIIATGSDHKHLNVPGEEEYSGKGVSYCAVCDAAFFKDEDVAVIGGGDSAIEEGIYLSQLAKSVTVIHRRDQLRAQPTLQKRAFANKKMHFIWNAQTEEILGDDMKVTGVKYRDKETGAEKEIPVAGVFIYVGVLPQTEPFKDLGILDDHGWIVTDDHMETKVPGIFALGDVRQKDLRQIANAVGEGSVAGQAAYNYYQDLQDKKN
- a CDS encoding NAD(P)H-dependent glycerol-3-phosphate dehydrogenase, whose protein sequence is MIKIAVLGNGSWGSVLGSMLADNGNDVTLYGNIDSVNEEINAHHTNSHYMKDWKLNENTKATGDLEAALDGAELVLFVLPTKAVRIVAKNVRKVLDKTGAKPLLVTATKGIEPGSKKLISEILTEEIYPDDEDKIVAISGPSHAENVAQKDLTAIACASTNEENAKRVQELFSNDYVRFYTNDDLVGVEVGGAVKNVIAIAAGILVGQGYGDDAKAALMTRGLAEITRLGVQYFGAKPMTFSGLSGIGDLIVTCTSVNSRNWRAGKQIGEGKTLDYVLKNMGQVVEGATTVKAVHELCEEKGIDMPISEAIYRVLYEDADVDTEIKKMMGREPKPEIRL
- the lgt gene encoding prolipoprotein diacylglyceryl transferase, translated to MTNLVINPVAFHLGNLSVKWYGIIMAVAIVLACWMAINEGKKRQIIPDDFVDLLLWAVPLGYVGARIYYVIFEWGYYSQHPEQIIAIWNGGIAIYGGLIAGLIVLLIFCYKRMLPPFLMLDIIAPGVMAAQILGRWGNFVNQEAHGAPTTLHFLQSLHLPQFIIEQMKIGGTYYQPTFLYESFFNLIGLILILSLRHKKHLFKQGEVFMTYLLWYSVVRFFVEGMRTDSLYIFGIIRVSQALSLILFIATIILWIYRRKVVKPKWYLDGSGLKYPYSRD
- the hprK gene encoding HPr(Ser) kinase/phosphatase, which translates into the protein MADEVRLSKLIQDNQSILEVYQGQEYIKDEEIYVSDIYRPGLELTGYFDFYPAQRIQLLGRTEISYAARLDHDIRMHVFNKMCTKATPCFLISRSLPVPEELTTAAEEHKIPILRTRESTTYISSILTEYLRARLAKRTSIHGVLVEIKGMGVLLTGASGVGKSETALGLVQRGHRLIADDRVDAFQKDHNTVVGEAPKILKHLMEIRGIGIIDVMNLFGAGAVKNRTEIQLVINLVNWDPKANYDRLGFQENTREICNVPIPQVNIPVKVGRNIEIIIEVAAMNFRAKKMGYDATQTFDNNLTSLISEHSKEDTNKVPHND